A stretch of Endozoicomonas sp. SCSIO W0465 DNA encodes these proteins:
- a CDS encoding IS1595 family transposase, producing the protein MCKNTIQFQKGLGIMQFLANYGSEEQCENALSSWRWPDGFQCPKCGSRSFCKLHRKAEFQCNCCRCQTSLTSNTIFDSTKLPLATWFLGIYLVTQNKAGISCLTLHRQLGISYNAALRMKHKLMQVMMERDNSWQLSGFVQIDDAYWGGERHGGRRGRGSENKAPFVAAVQTDADNHPIYMKFNAVDNFRRKTIQEWAEHALKKGVRAVSDGLSCFRGIEDAGCQHTAIITGGGHASMENELFTWVNTMLGNVKTAITGTYHKLDPKHLGRYLSEFNYRFNRRFDMPSMISRLGRAAVNTAPMPDRLLKLPDVQWKPG; encoded by the coding sequence ATGTGTAAAAACACCATTCAGTTCCAAAAAGGCCTTGGCATTATGCAATTTCTGGCTAATTACGGCAGTGAAGAGCAGTGTGAGAACGCGCTGTCCTCTTGGCGCTGGCCAGATGGCTTCCAATGCCCGAAGTGTGGCTCCCGCAGTTTCTGCAAGCTTCACCGGAAAGCTGAATTCCAGTGCAATTGCTGCCGTTGCCAAACCTCGCTTACCAGTAACACTATCTTTGACTCAACAAAGCTGCCTCTAGCTACCTGGTTTCTGGGTATCTATCTCGTCACCCAGAATAAAGCGGGGATTTCTTGCCTGACGCTTCATCGACAACTTGGCATTTCCTACAATGCCGCATTGCGCATGAAACACAAACTCATGCAGGTCATGATGGAAAGAGATAACAGCTGGCAGTTGAGTGGTTTTGTTCAGATTGATGACGCCTATTGGGGCGGAGAGCGCCACGGAGGCCGCCGGGGCAGAGGCTCAGAGAACAAAGCCCCCTTCGTGGCCGCAGTTCAGACAGATGCTGATAACCACCCTATCTACATGAAGTTCAATGCCGTTGATAACTTCCGGCGAAAAACCATTCAGGAGTGGGCAGAACATGCCCTGAAAAAGGGTGTCCGGGCCGTCAGCGATGGCTTGTCCTGTTTCCGGGGTATTGAAGATGCCGGATGCCAGCACACAGCCATCATTACCGGTGGTGGGCATGCATCCATGGAGAATGAGTTGTTCACCTGGGTAAATACCATGCTGGGAAACGTGAAAACAGCGATTACCGGTACTTACCATAAGCTCGACCCCAAGCATCTGGGCCGTTATCTATCAGAGTTCAACTATCGGTTTAACCGGCGTTTTGATATGCCTTCAATGATCTCAAGGCTAGGTCGGGCTGCAGTCAATACAGCACCGATGCCGGATCGACTTCTCAAACTGCCAGACGTCCAGTGGAAACCGGGTTAG
- a CDS encoding transposase translates to MIPELPATMSAEILLKENAELRMRVACLEERCRELEEKVGKNSQNSSKPPSSDGYQKPCKNSNSPDHSDDLSADKGTDPSDEKPNPKSLRQSSGNKAGGKKGHQGTCLKQVDIPDYIEYLPVKECNKCQASLLDSEPVKYIERQVFEPGRPGEFEVTAHRAEVKICTCGCRNQAEFPEGVTAAAQYGSATQAMAVYLNQYHFLPFKRVSEYFNTLYKMSVSAGTVANFVARTYENLASTEEVIRDALRESSVAGADETGMRAEGSLHWLHVMRDEQWTLYYLSGNYSALSKGILQ, encoded by the coding sequence ATGATTCCAGAACTACCCGCAACTATGTCGGCTGAGATTCTCTTGAAAGAGAATGCAGAGCTGCGGATGAGAGTTGCCTGTCTGGAAGAGCGATGTCGAGAATTGGAAGAAAAGGTTGGCAAGAACAGTCAAAACAGCAGCAAGCCGCCATCGTCTGATGGTTATCAAAAACCTTGTAAAAACAGTAATTCTCCAGATCATTCTGACGACCTTTCCGCAGATAAAGGTACCGATCCATCGGATGAAAAACCCAATCCTAAAAGTCTGAGACAGTCTTCTGGTAATAAAGCCGGTGGAAAGAAAGGGCATCAGGGCACTTGTCTTAAACAGGTCGATATCCCTGACTATATTGAGTACCTTCCGGTTAAAGAATGCAATAAATGTCAGGCGTCTCTTCTTGATAGTGAGCCGGTCAAATATATTGAACGACAGGTGTTTGAACCAGGGAGACCGGGTGAATTTGAAGTAACGGCCCATAGAGCTGAAGTAAAAATCTGCACTTGTGGTTGTCGGAATCAGGCTGAATTCCCGGAAGGTGTTACCGCTGCCGCACAATATGGCTCAGCCACACAGGCTATGGCCGTCTATCTTAACCAATACCATTTCCTGCCTTTTAAGCGCGTGTCAGAGTATTTTAATACTCTCTATAAAATGAGTGTAAGTGCAGGCACTGTCGCCAATTTTGTGGCCAGAACCTATGAAAATCTGGCTTCTACTGAAGAGGTTATTCGTGACGCCTTGCGGGAATCGTCTGTTGCCGGAGCCGATGAAACGGGTATGCGGGCCGAGGGCTCTTTGCACTGGCTACACGTTATGCGGGATGAACAATGGACGCTCTACTACTTGTCTGGTAACTATTCAGCACTGAGCAAAGGCATATTACAGTAA
- a CDS encoding IS66 family transposase: MIPELPATMSAEILLKENAELRMRVACLEERCRELEEKVGKNSQNSSKPPSSDGYQKPCKNSNSPDHSDDLSADKGTDPSDEKPNPKSLRQSSGNKAGGKKGHQGTCLKQVDIPDYIEYLPVKECNKCQASLLDSEPVKYIERQVFEPGRPGEFEVTAHRAEVKICTCGCRNQAEFPEGVTAAAQYGSATQAMAVYLNQYHFLPFKRVSEYFNTLYKMSVSAGTVANFVARTYENLASTEEVIRDALRESSVAGADETGMRAEGSLHWLHVMRDEQWTLYYLSEKRGREAMDTMGILLTFAGVLVHDHWKSYFAYAATHVLCNAHHLRELLGVVDRDSNQLALRLMKLLRLSWHYCKGFKTIGMLQMPSVVCERIEKIYDRLLQRALMKEVVYMEKQREELKRKKVKNTKAYNLFKRLTEFKAETLRFMSDFTIPFDNNGSERDVRMAKLKQKISGCFRSADGGSMFARIRSYLSSARKQGMDIYQSLHRAVRNYCNMPLLSAE; encoded by the coding sequence ATGATTCCAGAACTACCCGCAACTATGTCGGCTGAGATTCTCTTGAAAGAGAATGCAGAGCTGCGGATGAGAGTTGCCTGTCTGGAAGAGCGATGTCGAGAATTGGAAGAAAAGGTTGGCAAGAACAGTCAAAACAGCAGCAAGCCGCCATCGTCTGATGGTTATCAAAAACCTTGTAAAAACAGTAATTCTCCAGATCATTCTGACGACCTTTCCGCAGATAAAGGTACCGATCCATCGGATGAAAAACCCAATCCTAAAAGTCTGAGACAGTCTTCTGGTAATAAAGCCGGTGGAAAGAAAGGGCATCAGGGCACTTGTCTTAAACAGGTCGATATCCCTGACTATATTGAGTACCTTCCGGTTAAAGAATGCAATAAATGTCAGGCGTCTCTTCTTGATAGTGAGCCGGTCAAATATATTGAACGACAGGTGTTTGAACCAGGGAGACCGGGTGAATTTGAAGTAACGGCCCATAGAGCTGAAGTAAAAATCTGCACTTGTGGTTGTCGGAATCAGGCTGAATTCCCGGAAGGTGTTACCGCTGCCGCACAATATGGCTCAGCCACACAGGCTATGGCCGTCTATCTTAACCAATACCATTTCCTGCCTTTTAAGCGCGTGTCAGAGTATTTTAATACTCTCTATAAAATGAGTGTAAGTGCAGGCACTGTCGCCAATTTTGTGGCCAGAACCTATGAAAATCTGGCTTCTACTGAAGAGGTTATTCGTGACGCCTTGCGGGAATCGTCTGTTGCCGGAGCCGATGAAACGGGTATGCGGGCCGAGGGCTCTTTGCACTGGCTACACGTTATGCGGGATGAACAATGGACGCTCTACTACTTGTCTGAAAAGCGAGGTCGTGAGGCCATGGACACGATGGGCATACTGCTAACATTTGCAGGCGTTCTGGTTCATGATCATTGGAAATCCTATTTTGCATATGCGGCAACTCACGTACTTTGCAATGCCCATCACCTGAGGGAGCTTTTGGGTGTTGTTGATAGGGACAGCAATCAACTGGCGTTGCGATTGATGAAGCTACTGAGGCTTTCCTGGCATTACTGCAAGGGCTTTAAGACCATAGGTATGCTACAGATGCCAAGTGTTGTCTGTGAACGAATCGAGAAGATTTATGACCGGTTGCTTCAGCGGGCTCTAATGAAAGAAGTCGTCTATATGGAGAAGCAACGAGAGGAGCTTAAGCGCAAGAAAGTCAAGAATACTAAAGCTTACAATCTCTTCAAACGACTCACTGAGTTCAAGGCTGAGACACTGCGCTTCATGTCAGATTTTACCATTCCCTTCGATAACAATGGCAGTGAGCGGGATGTTCGAATGGCCAAGTTAAAGCAGAAAATCTCAGGCTGCTTCAGGAGTGCAGACGGTGGTTCTATGTTTGCACGGATTCGCAGCTATTTGTCGTCTGCCAGAAAACAGGGAATGGACATATATCAATCACTTCATAGAGCTGTTCGGAATTACTGTAATATGCCTTTGCTCAGTGCTGAATAG
- a CDS encoding IS1595 family transposase, producing the protein MQSELFQNFIDSISTLTSEQRDILNNSLLSTQIEVTEVVETTDSEPVYSESIPNNDNATPDVEKSILAQFAENPRCPKCKSHSVGRWGIRNGRQRYHCKTCDSTFNAFSGTPLARLRHPEKWNKYLAGMTHSMVLRPAAAENAIDLKTAFRWRHRFLEVINNDQAEELCGITELDETFFRESFKGQREGLPRPTRKRGNDPNKARKVPVMVARDRNRNTVDGVLENESANELCRHLNGRISIQATVCADAHLAHEKLADKLGFVFKELVTSAGQHVVEGIYHIQTVNSYHSHLKRWIGGVFQGVATRYLPHYLAWRRELTAAKKLTVGRLISRITEHWCFQPLTVT; encoded by the coding sequence ATGCAATCTGAACTCTTCCAGAATTTTATTGATTCCATTTCAACATTAACCAGTGAACAGCGAGACATTCTTAACAACTCGCTCCTTAGTACTCAAATAGAGGTTACCGAGGTAGTAGAAACCACTGACTCTGAACCTGTTTACAGTGAATCTATACCCAATAACGATAATGCAACACCTGACGTAGAAAAGAGCATACTTGCCCAATTTGCCGAAAACCCCAGGTGCCCCAAATGCAAAAGCCATAGCGTTGGTCGCTGGGGCATACGAAATGGCCGACAGCGCTACCACTGCAAGACTTGCGACTCAACGTTTAACGCCTTTAGTGGAACGCCTTTGGCAAGGCTCAGGCACCCTGAAAAATGGAACAAGTACCTCGCAGGTATGACTCACTCTATGGTCTTGCGACCAGCTGCTGCTGAGAATGCCATTGACTTGAAAACTGCGTTCCGCTGGCGTCACCGCTTTCTTGAAGTGATTAATAATGATCAAGCAGAAGAGCTTTGTGGCATTACTGAGCTTGATGAAACATTTTTCCGTGAATCCTTCAAAGGGCAAAGAGAAGGCCTTCCACGGCCAACCCGAAAGCGGGGTAATGATCCCAACAAAGCCCGAAAAGTCCCGGTAATGGTGGCTCGGGACCGTAATCGAAATACCGTTGACGGTGTATTAGAAAACGAAAGTGCTAATGAATTGTGCAGGCATTTAAATGGCCGCATATCGATACAGGCCACGGTCTGTGCGGATGCACACCTCGCTCACGAAAAACTTGCTGACAAGCTTGGATTTGTCTTCAAGGAGCTGGTGACATCAGCAGGTCAACATGTTGTTGAAGGCATCTACCACATCCAGACTGTAAATTCTTATCACAGTCATTTAAAACGCTGGATTGGCGGCGTATTCCAAGGGGTTGCAACTCGTTACCTTCCCCATTATCTGGCCTGGAGGCGAGAACTGACGGCAGCAAAAAAATTAACTGTTGGCCGGTTGATCAGCAGAATTACTGAACATTGGTGCTTCCAACCATTAACGGTAACTTAG
- a CDS encoding TonB-dependent receptor domain-containing protein, translating into MLPTINGNLALAGRFDDYNDDSKTGSAFTPKASFAYRPADVLLVRGGVGKSFRAPDMQRLFGGTSKGFLITTDRTS; encoded by the coding sequence GTGCTTCCAACCATTAACGGTAACTTAGCCCTTGCCGGTCGTTTTGATGATTACAATGATGACTCAAAAACCGGATCAGCATTTACGCCGAAGGCATCTTTTGCTTATCGTCCAGCCGATGTGTTGCTGGTCCGGGGCGGGGTTGGTAAGAGTTTCAGGGCCCCCGACATGCAACGTTTATTTGGAGGCACTTCAAAAGGCTTCCTGATTACCACTGATCGTACGTCATGA
- a CDS encoding IS1595 family transposase yields the protein MQFLANYGSEEQCENTLSSWRWPDGFQCPKCGSRSFCKLHRKAEFQCNCCRCQTSLTSNTIFDSTKLPLATWFLGIYLVTQNKAGISCLTLHRQLGISYNAALRMKHKLMQVMMERDNSWQLSGFVQIDDAYWGGERHGGRRGRGSENKAPFVAAVQTDADNHPIYMKFNAVDNFRRKTIQEWAEHALKKGVRAVSDGLSCFRGIEDAGCQHTAIITGGGHASMENELFTWVNTMLGNVKTAITGTYHKLDPKHLGRYLSEFNYRFNRRFDMPSMISRLGRAAVNTAPMPDRLLKLPDVQWKPG from the coding sequence ATGCAATTTCTGGCTAATTACGGCAGTGAAGAGCAGTGTGAGAACACGCTGTCCTCTTGGCGCTGGCCAGATGGCTTCCAATGCCCGAAGTGTGGCTCCCGCAGTTTCTGCAAGCTTCACCGGAAAGCTGAATTCCAGTGCAATTGCTGCCGTTGCCAAACCTCGCTTACCAGTAACACTATCTTTGACTCAACAAAGCTGCCTCTAGCTACCTGGTTTCTGGGTATCTATCTCGTCACCCAGAATAAAGCGGGGATTTCTTGCCTGACGCTTCATCGACAACTTGGCATTTCCTACAATGCCGCATTGCGCATGAAACACAAACTCATGCAGGTCATGATGGAAAGAGATAACAGCTGGCAGTTGAGTGGTTTTGTTCAGATTGATGACGCCTATTGGGGCGGAGAGCGCCACGGAGGCCGCCGGGGCAGAGGCTCAGAGAACAAAGCCCCCTTCGTGGCCGCAGTTCAGACAGATGCTGATAACCACCCTATCTACATGAAGTTCAATGCCGTTGATAACTTCCGGCGAAAAACCATTCAGGAGTGGGCAGAACATGCCCTGAAAAAGGGTGTCCGGGCCGTCAGCGATGGCTTGTCCTGTTTCCGGGGTATTGAAGATGCCGGATGCCAGCACACAGCCATCATTACCGGTGGTGGGCATGCATCCATGGAGAATGAGTTGTTCACCTGGGTAAATACCATGCTGGGAAACGTGAAAACAGCGATTACCGGTACTTACCATAAGCTCGACCCCAAGCATCTGGGCCGTTATCTATCAGAGTTCAACTATCGGTTTAACCGGCGTTTTGATATGCCTTCAATGATCTCAAGGCTAGGTCGGGCTGCAGTCAATACAGCACCGATGCCGGATCGACTTCTCAAACTGCCAGACGTCCAGTGGAAACCGGGTTAG
- a CDS encoding IS66 family transposase: protein MIPELPATMSAEILLKENAELRMRVACLEERCRELEEKVGKNSQNSSKPPSSDGYQKPCKNSNSPDHSDDLSADKGTDPSDEKPNPKSLRQSSGNKAGGKKGHQGTCLKQVDIPDYIEYLPVKECNKCQASLLDSEPVKYIERQVFEPGRPGEFEVTAHRAEVKICTCGCRNQAEFPEGVTAAAQYGSATQAMAVYLNQYHFLPFKRVSEYFNTLYKMSVSAGTVANFVARTYENLASTEEVIRDALRESSVAGADETGMRAEGSLHWLHVMRDEQWTLYYLSEKRGREAMDTMGILLTFAGVLVHDHWKSYFAYAATHVLCNAHHLRELLGVVDRDSNQLATGVAIDEATEAFLALLQGL from the coding sequence ATGATTCCAGAACTACCCGCAACTATGTCGGCTGAGATTCTCTTGAAAGAGAATGCAGAGCTGCGGATGAGAGTTGCCTGTCTGGAAGAGCGATGTCGAGAATTGGAAGAAAAGGTTGGCAAGAACAGTCAAAACAGCAGCAAGCCGCCATCGTCTGATGGTTATCAAAAACCTTGTAAAAACAGTAATTCTCCAGATCATTCTGACGACCTTTCCGCAGATAAAGGTACCGATCCATCGGATGAAAAACCCAATCCTAAAAGTCTGAGACAGTCTTCTGGTAATAAAGCCGGTGGAAAGAAAGGGCATCAGGGCACTTGTCTTAAACAGGTCGATATCCCTGACTATATTGAGTACCTTCCGGTTAAAGAATGCAATAAATGTCAGGCGTCTCTTCTTGATAGTGAGCCGGTCAAATATATTGAACGACAGGTGTTTGAACCAGGGAGACCGGGTGAATTTGAAGTAACGGCCCATAGAGCTGAAGTAAAAATCTGCACTTGTGGTTGTCGGAATCAGGCTGAATTCCCGGAAGGTGTTACCGCTGCCGCACAATATGGCTCAGCCACACAGGCTATGGCCGTCTATCTTAACCAATACCATTTCCTGCCTTTTAAGCGCGTGTCAGAGTATTTTAATACTCTCTATAAAATGAGTGTAAGTGCAGGCACTGTCGCCAATTTTGTGGCCAGAACCTATGAAAATCTGGCTTCTACTGAAGAGGTTATTCGTGACGCCTTGCGGGAATCGTCTGTTGCCGGAGCCGATGAAACGGGTATGCGGGCCGAGGGCTCTTTGCACTGGCTACACGTTATGCGGGATGAACAATGGACGCTCTACTACTTGTCTGAAAAGCGAGGTCGTGAGGCCATGGACACGATGGGCATACTGCTAACATTTGCAGGCGTTCTGGTTCATGATCATTGGAAATCCTATTTTGCATATGCGGCAACTCACGTACTTTGCAATGCCCATCACCTGAGGGAGCTTTTGGGTGTTGTTGATAGGGACAGCAATCAACTGGCAACTGGCGTTGCGATTGATGAAGCTACTGAGGCTTTCCTGGCATTACTGCAAGGGCTTTAA
- a CDS encoding transposase: MLLIGTAINWQLALRLMKLLRLSWHYCKGFKTIGMLQMPSVVCERIEKIYDRLLQRALMKEVVYMEKQREELKRKKVKNTKAYNLFKRLTEFKAETLRFMSDFTIPFDNNGSERDVRMAKLKQKISGCFRSADGGSMFARIRSYLSSARKQGMDIYQSLHRAVRNYCNMPLLSAE, encoded by the coding sequence GTGTTGTTGATAGGGACAGCAATCAACTGGCAACTGGCGTTGCGATTGATGAAGCTACTGAGGCTTTCCTGGCATTACTGCAAGGGCTTTAAGACCATAGGTATGCTACAGATGCCAAGTGTTGTCTGTGAACGAATCGAGAAGATTTATGACCGGTTGCTTCAGCGGGCTCTAATGAAAGAAGTCGTCTATATGGAGAAGCAACGAGAGGAGCTTAAGCGCAAGAAAGTCAAGAATACTAAAGCTTACAATCTCTTCAAACGACTCACTGAGTTCAAGGCTGAGACACTGCGCTTCATGTCAGATTTTACCATTCCCTTCGATAACAATGGCAGTGAGCGGGATGTTCGAATGGCCAAGTTAAAGCAGAAAATCTCAGGCTGCTTCAGGAGTGCAGACGGTGGTTCTATGTTTGCACGGATTCGCAGCTATTTGTCGTCTGCCAGAAAACAGGGAATGGACATATATCAATCACTTCATAGAGCTGTTCGGAATTACTGTAATATGCCTTTGCTCAGTGCTGAATAG
- a CDS encoding DUF6682 family protein, with protein sequence MKVTAIIQRVRNLLQDNTAVPRWSNNDLLDAYNEALLAVVQNRPDVNSQLLAFTCQAQVVQSLPPGTYRLLDIVDNPSTGRTVIATTRSSLDSLLPNWTTAAGESVEQYVYDQKSPSVFYVYPVPPADHQLNLLVSQAPARIVMTNFDTDTQLFSFDELWLNPVINYMLFRAFSMDMETEANMQQAQSYLAMFANDLGLKWNVDQMFRQMLQGSIGEN encoded by the coding sequence ATGAAGGTTACCGCCATCATCCAGCGGGTTCGAAATCTGCTTCAGGACAATACCGCTGTTCCCAGGTGGAGCAATAACGATCTGCTGGATGCCTATAACGAAGCGCTGCTGGCAGTGGTGCAGAACCGGCCTGATGTGAACTCGCAGTTATTGGCCTTTACCTGCCAGGCTCAGGTTGTGCAATCGCTCCCTCCAGGTACTTACCGGTTGTTGGATATTGTGGATAACCCCTCCACAGGCAGAACGGTGATTGCCACCACCCGCAGTTCACTGGATAGCCTATTGCCCAACTGGACGACTGCTGCTGGTGAGTCTGTAGAGCAGTATGTCTACGACCAGAAAAGCCCATCGGTTTTTTATGTGTACCCTGTGCCCCCTGCAGATCATCAGCTCAATCTGCTGGTCAGTCAGGCACCCGCACGAATAGTGATGACCAATTTTGACACTGACACCCAGCTATTCAGCTTTGATGAGCTATGGCTGAACCCGGTGATCAACTACATGCTGTTCAGGGCATTCAGCATGGATATGGAAACGGAAGCCAATATGCAGCAGGCCCAGAGTTACCTGGCCATGTTTGCCAATGACCTGGGGTTGAAGTGGAACGTGGATCAAATGTTCCGGCAGATGCTTCAGGGCAGCATCGGGGAGAACTAA
- a CDS encoding tail fiber protein, which translates to MVRQSHPPAGWLECDGAEIDSTQYPELYELYKDRIETGKAFLPDYRGEFIRGWDHGCGVDTDRELGSGQADEMANHAHEVAIAINESKWDAMPFGTSADPAVIRGQYHDLGTGDTAEGTERWMLSNARGGDETRPRNRAAMVIIKAIAGPNLVSQLAVPQRSVYSGIAGQQTFSHNYEINRPVSVFVDGLKLIKDTHFTADTGTDIHLNTPLSADADVEIESLGKLTLYESSSDNLQTQIDSLSDDVSQIQTQVATQGSGLTQVQSQFATQANDLTQLQLDVSNQGNDVVQLQTDIASVNSGLSQAQNDIGTINSGLNRVESDVSGLQSNMNTHFSDLVPRVETLESQVVPPDLIDALAALTARVEALENSTPTEPPADEDDDMKLLGTFEHTNSADISITDGFDDSLYSGYHLVISNLAIEDSDYRQKKLGIAFWNGSAWQDGFGMATTSVIKTGGADGAIEGSYTGYVLAEAEMDSVYLSGTLSISMSGSSKGAWTANFNTGNGNPYLSAMLSAPVFESIQGVRFFTDAQTNNVISGTFSIYGLKK; encoded by the coding sequence ATGGTTCGGCAATCGCACCCACCGGCAGGATGGCTGGAGTGTGACGGAGCAGAGATTGATAGTACTCAATACCCGGAGCTTTATGAGCTTTACAAAGACCGGATCGAAACCGGCAAAGCATTCCTGCCCGATTACCGGGGCGAGTTTATCCGGGGATGGGACCATGGGTGTGGTGTAGATACAGACCGGGAGCTGGGAAGTGGGCAGGCCGATGAGATGGCGAACCATGCTCATGAAGTCGCTATAGCCATTAATGAATCCAAGTGGGATGCGATGCCGTTTGGTACCTCTGCCGATCCGGCGGTGATCAGAGGCCAGTATCACGACCTTGGCACCGGTGACACTGCGGAAGGCACTGAACGGTGGATGCTGAGCAATGCCCGTGGTGGTGATGAAACCCGTCCCCGTAACCGTGCTGCCATGGTGATCATCAAGGCAATAGCCGGACCCAACCTGGTATCGCAGCTTGCCGTTCCCCAACGCTCGGTTTATAGCGGCATTGCTGGACAGCAGACGTTTAGCCATAACTATGAAATCAACCGGCCTGTCAGTGTATTTGTGGATGGCCTGAAGCTGATTAAGGACACGCACTTCACCGCAGATACCGGTACGGACATTCACTTGAATACCCCGTTGTCTGCCGACGCTGATGTTGAGATTGAGTCGTTGGGCAAGCTGACTCTGTACGAATCAAGTTCCGACAATTTGCAAACTCAGATTGACTCACTCAGCGATGATGTGAGCCAGATACAGACACAAGTGGCTACTCAGGGCAGTGGACTGACTCAGGTGCAGTCACAGTTCGCTACTCAAGCCAATGACCTGACGCAGTTGCAACTCGATGTGAGTAACCAGGGCAATGATGTTGTTCAACTGCAAACGGATATAGCTTCGGTCAACTCAGGACTGTCTCAGGCTCAAAACGACATTGGCACGATTAATTCCGGGCTGAATCGGGTAGAGAGTGATGTATCCGGCCTGCAAAGCAACATGAACACCCATTTTTCCGATCTGGTACCAAGGGTGGAGACATTGGAAAGCCAGGTAGTTCCCCCAGACCTGATTGATGCTCTGGCTGCCCTGACTGCACGGGTGGAAGCCCTGGAAAACTCGACACCGACAGAGCCACCGGCTGATGAGGACGATGATATGAAATTACTGGGTACGTTTGAGCATACCAATAGTGCCGATATTTCAATTACTGATGGCTTCGATGACTCACTCTACTCCGGTTACCATCTGGTCATCAGCAATCTTGCAATAGAAGACAGTGATTACCGGCAAAAGAAACTGGGCATCGCTTTCTGGAATGGCAGCGCATGGCAGGATGGGTTTGGCATGGCCACTACCTCGGTGATCAAAACCGGAGGGGCTGATGGTGCCATAGAGGGCTCTTACACAGGCTACGTGTTGGCTGAAGCAGAAATGGATAGTGTCTACCTGTCCGGTACCCTGAGTATATCCATGAGCGGTTCATCAAAAGGAGCATGGACGGCAAACTTTAATACTGGCAATGGCAACCCTTACCTATCAGCCATGCTGTCGGCACCGGTTTTTGAGTCTATCCAGGGTGTCAGGTTCTTTACTGATGCCCAGACTAACAATGTAATCAGTGGTACCTTTTCCATCTACGGGCTAAAGAAGTAA